Proteins encoded by one window of Paenibacillus urinalis:
- a CDS encoding PHP domain-containing protein — protein MENGINRCDLHTHTLASDGMQSPADNVRLASARGLVAVAITDHDTVSGVEEAVKAGEQYGIQVVPGVEISTRAGGKDIHVLGYFVDIHNAKFLERLESLRRTREGRNTRILEKLQELGLSVTMDDVIRVMNRPLDKDETIGRPHIADALVHKGYVKNMREAFDLYLAEGKPGFVSVPRVSPAEAMEWIREAGGKPVLAHPGLYGDDELVKGMIEQGKPEGIEVYHSDHGPAEEARYRAMAEKYSLVMTGGSDFHGERQGVVFHGDLGSVTVDAEVLEQLNGK, from the coding sequence ATGGAAAACGGAATAAACCGCTGTGATTTGCATACGCATACGCTGGCTTCAGACGGTATGCAGTCACCTGCAGACAATGTCCGGCTTGCATCAGCTAGAGGTCTTGTGGCTGTGGCGATTACAGATCATGACACCGTCTCGGGTGTGGAGGAAGCCGTGAAGGCGGGGGAACAATATGGCATCCAGGTCGTTCCAGGTGTCGAGATCAGCACCCGGGCCGGAGGTAAGGATATCCATGTGCTTGGATATTTTGTTGATATACACAACGCTAAATTTCTAGAGCGGCTCGAATCTCTCAGACGTACTCGGGAAGGGCGGAATACGCGTATTCTGGAGAAGCTGCAGGAGCTTGGGCTGTCGGTGACGATGGATGACGTGATCCGTGTCATGAACAGACCTTTGGACAAGGATGAGACGATTGGACGTCCGCACATTGCCGATGCACTTGTTCATAAAGGTTATGTTAAGAACATGCGCGAAGCATTTGATCTCTATCTGGCTGAAGGGAAGCCGGGGTTCGTTAGTGTTCCTCGTGTATCACCTGCTGAAGCGATGGAATGGATTAGAGAGGCCGGCGGTAAGCCCGTTCTGGCGCATCCAGGTCTGTATGGGGACGACGAGCTGGTGAAGGGAATGATTGAGCAGGGCAAGCCCGAGGGTATTGAGGTCTACCATTCCGATCATGGCCCGGCGGAAGAAGCACGGTACAGAGCTATGGCTGAAAAATATAGTCTTGTCATGACAGGTGGATCAGACTTTCACGGGGAGAGACAGGGTGTCGTCTTTCACGGAGATTTGGGCAGTGTGACCGTGGATGCAGAAGTTCTGGAACAGTTAAACGGAAAGTAA
- a CDS encoding selenium metabolism-associated LysR family transcriptional regulator, whose protein sequence is MNFHQLHIFYTVADKGSFSAAAQALHMTQPAVTMQIQSLEDYFGTKLIHRSTKRIELSEAGEALLPYALRSMELFRETDEAMSSFTDKLQGRLLIGASLTIGEYVLPRLLGPFGKKHPDISIVMNVMNTTQIIEGIMKHQLNFGMIEAPLSHPDLIVQPAMRDELKLIVPGNHPLTYKEEIGLHDLLEYPFIVREKGSGTRQVMEDAIREHGVDPAKLNTVMELGSTGAIKSAVEAGVGITIISPSSVKHEVTLGLLKVLELKDIEFKREFYEVYSKSSMLPISAVTFLNYLKKQAQSLDESFD, encoded by the coding sequence ATGAACTTTCACCAGCTACACATTTTTTATACCGTTGCGGACAAAGGGAGCTTCTCTGCAGCAGCTCAGGCTTTACATATGACACAACCGGCAGTCACGATGCAGATTCAATCACTGGAGGATTACTTCGGAACGAAGCTGATACATCGCTCTACGAAGAGGATCGAGTTATCGGAGGCTGGAGAAGCATTGCTCCCTTATGCCCTGCGCAGCATGGAGCTGTTTCGTGAAACGGACGAAGCGATGTCCTCCTTTACGGACAAGCTTCAGGGGAGACTGCTGATTGGCGCCAGCCTGACCATTGGTGAATATGTCCTGCCCCGTCTGCTTGGACCCTTCGGCAAGAAGCATCCTGATATATCGATTGTCATGAATGTGATGAACACGACTCAAATTATTGAAGGAATTATGAAGCATCAGCTGAATTTTGGAATGATTGAGGCGCCGCTCTCGCATCCGGATTTAATCGTTCAGCCTGCCATGCGGGATGAGCTGAAGCTGATCGTCCCAGGGAATCATCCGCTGACCTATAAAGAAGAGATTGGGCTGCATGATCTGCTTGAGTATCCATTTATTGTGCGTGAGAAGGGATCAGGAACAAGGCAGGTCATGGAGGATGCTATTCGTGAGCATGGGGTGGACCCGGCAAAGCTGAACACAGTGATGGAGCTGGGCAGCACAGGAGCTATTAAATCCGCCGTCGAGGCAGGTGTGGGTATAACAATAATATCTCCTTCCTCAGTGAAGCATGAAGTCACACTCGGTCTTCTCAAGGTACTGGAGCTGAAGGATATTGAGTTCAAACGAGAATTTTATGAGGTGTATTCTAAATCATCGATGCTGCCTATTTCGGCGGTGACCTTCTTGAATTACTTGAAGAAGCAGGCACAGTCTTTAGACGAGAGCTTCGATTAA